In the Thermoleophilia bacterium genome, ACTGAAGCGGGCAAGGTTATGGGCCATTGCGGCAAGCTGGGTCCAGGTCGAGTTGGCGGAGAAGTTGCCGGAGGGAAAGTGAGCCAAGGCCCCGGCCTTCAAATCCCGGATCGTAAGTTCGATCACCGCATGGTTTCGGTGTTCGGCTTCAACCACCCCGATCTCCTCCAGGCGGTTGGTCATGAAGGCGTGATATCTCCAGCCGGGCAAGAGCTCCTGCTGGTCAGATAACTCCCGGACCCGGCGGATGATCAACCGCCGCCCGCCATATGCTGAACCAGGCGCCTACCGGCTGGCCCATCGTTTACTGGTCCGTTTCCTTGCCGGCGTCTTTTGCAGTCAGATCTTCGAAATACCGGTCACCCTCGATTGAGATGTTCGGCAGCAGCCTGTCCAGCCAGTGGGGCATGTACCAGGCGCCATTGCCAAACAGGGCGACGACAGCGGGCAGCAGGACGCAACGCACCAGGGTTGCGTAGATGATGATTGCTACCGCGGTGCCTACGCCGAACTGCTTGACGATCGGATTCCCGTTGAACACGAACGCCAGAAAAACTGCCGTCATGATCAGAGCGGCAGCGCTGACAATCCTGCCGGTAGACGCGAGTCCTTCAACGATCGCGGCCTTGGAGTCCTTTTTCTCAAGCCACTTTTCGCGTACGGCGCTCATCAGGAAGACGTTGTAGTCCATCGACAGGCCGAAGAGTACGGCGAACATCATCAGCGGAACGTAGCTGACAACCGGGATCGTGCCCTCAAGCCCGATCAGCGACGTTCCACGGCCGACTTCAAAGACCGCGGTGGTCACACCGAACGCTGCGACCACCGTCAGAAGGTTCATCAAAGACGAAATAAGCGCGATGCCGAGTGCCCTGAAGGCCATGGTCATCAGGATGAACCCGAGTACAACGACCACGCCTATTGTCAACACGAGCCGATCCCCGATCAAGGTCGCCAGATCGACGTAACTGGCAGTCTGCCCTCCGACGTAAGCGGTTAGTGAGGTGCCTTTCGTTGCGTCAGGGATCGTCGTTGACCTCAGGTCGCTGACCAGAGTTGAGGTTGCTTTCGCGGTTGGCCCTGTTGTTGGTGTGACGTTGATCGTTGCCGCAGTGCCGTTTGGA is a window encoding:
- a CDS encoding transposase; translated protein: MIIRRVRELSDQQELLPGWRYHAFMTNRLEEIGVVEAEHRNHAVIELTIRDLKAGALAHFPSGNFSANSTWTQLAAMAHNLARFSQVIGSPGKALATLPTFQRKLLRVPGRITRSARQTILHLPARWPWRIAFIEALTRIRALPTLA